The Marivivens sp. LCG002 genome contains a region encoding:
- a CDS encoding AraC family transcriptional regulator, with protein MRPYLENLPWTEDSSLALLNRRLEGEIPFQWHHHPEWELTLTLNSTGQRFVGDHIGDYTDGDLVLVGPNLPHTWMSRARIASGPHRALVIWFGQDWLDRFHGLPEWEPLKRLSQRGGRGLAFSPRVSQEVRPLIEAFFDSDPQDRFLVLLKILVRLADGDSTALASTAVERTAHGVNRDRIERVLTYLHSHFEQRIELEELAAIAALSVSGLHRLFVKQTGQTVTEYLMALRIGAAAAQLVATELPIAHIAADVGYGALANFNRQFRALKGITPSAYRKAFRV; from the coding sequence ATGAGGCCCTATCTCGAGAACCTACCCTGGACAGAGGACTCGTCGCTTGCTCTGTTGAACAGGCGGCTCGAGGGGGAAATCCCGTTCCAATGGCACCATCATCCCGAATGGGAGCTGACCTTGACGCTCAACTCCACGGGCCAGCGGTTCGTCGGGGACCATATCGGAGATTACACGGATGGGGATCTGGTGCTCGTCGGTCCGAACTTGCCGCATACATGGATGAGCAGGGCGCGCATCGCGAGCGGACCCCACCGCGCTTTGGTCATCTGGTTCGGTCAGGATTGGCTCGACCGTTTTCACGGATTGCCCGAATGGGAACCTCTCAAAAGGCTCTCGCAAAGGGGTGGACGCGGTCTTGCCTTCTCGCCTCGGGTTTCGCAGGAGGTCAGACCCCTCATCGAAGCGTTCTTCGACAGCGATCCGCAGGACCGTTTTCTGGTGCTGCTCAAGATTCTGGTCCGTCTTGCAGATGGGGACTCGACCGCATTGGCAAGCACGGCGGTCGAGCGCACAGCGCACGGGGTCAACCGTGACCGCATCGAACGGGTTCTGACCTATCTTCACAGTCACTTCGAGCAACGGATCGAACTGGAAGAGCTTGCCGCGATTGCCGCTCTATCGGTTTCGGGGCTGCATCGGCTCTTTGTAAAGCAGACAGGACAGACCGTGACCGAATATCTGATGGCGTTGCGGATCGGGGCCGCTGCGGCGCAGCTTGTCGCGACCGAGCTGCCGATTGCGCATATCGCTGCAGACGTCGGCTATGGTGCTTTGGCGAATTTCAATCGCCAGTTCCGCGCACTCAAAGGCATAACGCCAAGCGCCTATCGCAAAGCGTTTCGCGTGTAG